One window of the Pseudofrankia sp. DC12 genome contains the following:
- a CDS encoding methyltransferase domain-containing protein: MVTPANTYTHGHHESVLRSHRWRTAENSAAYLLPRLRPGMTLLDVGAGPGTITVDLAERVAPGHVTAVEVSESALDLSRAEAARRGTQNITFVVADVHALRFPDGSFDAVHAHQVLQHVADPVLALREMRRVSRPGGVVAARDGSYGDFSWTPRPPELDEWLDLYLRTARANGGEPDAGRHLAGWAREAGYAEVTATTSDWVYESDADRRWWGEMWADRILRSDMAGQALAHGLAGQDDLERISRAWRVWAATPGASITIPNGEILAIA, from the coding sequence ATGGTGACTCCGGCCAACACCTACACGCACGGCCACCATGAGTCGGTGCTGCGCTCGCACCGCTGGCGGACGGCCGAGAACTCGGCGGCGTACCTGCTGCCGAGGCTGCGGCCCGGGATGACCCTGCTCGACGTGGGCGCCGGGCCTGGCACGATCACCGTCGACCTGGCCGAGCGTGTCGCGCCGGGGCACGTGACCGCGGTAGAGGTCAGCGAGTCCGCGCTCGACCTGAGCAGGGCGGAGGCGGCACGCCGCGGCACTCAGAACATCACCTTCGTCGTCGCGGACGTCCACGCGCTGCGGTTTCCCGATGGTTCTTTCGACGCCGTGCACGCGCACCAGGTCCTCCAGCACGTGGCCGACCCGGTGCTGGCACTGCGTGAGATGCGTCGGGTGAGCCGGCCGGGCGGGGTCGTCGCCGCCCGCGACGGCAGCTACGGCGACTTCAGCTGGACGCCGCGTCCCCCCGAACTCGACGAATGGCTCGACCTGTACCTGCGCACTGCCCGTGCCAACGGCGGCGAGCCGGACGCGGGGCGTCACCTCGCCGGCTGGGCCCGGGAGGCCGGCTACGCCGAGGTCACGGCCACGACCAGTGACTGGGTGTATGAGTCCGACGCCGACCGGCGTTGGTGGGGCGAGATGTGGGCCGACCGGATTCTGCGCTCGGACATGGCCGGCCAGGCACTGGCGCATGGGCTGGCCGGCCAGGACGACCTGGAACGGATCTCGCGGGCGTGGCGGGTGTGGGCGGCGACGCCGGGAGCGTCGATCACGATCCCGAATGGCGAGATCCTCGCGATCGCCTGA
- a CDS encoding TetR/AcrR family transcriptional regulator C-terminal domain-containing protein → MRGHADQPRTPPAATAGSDPVAGMVGSHPLDQPGQPSGPVSFGRSADLTGPVGGPPDPDLPTAAGTGGNRAGRPRGTGTAGRPAASRRAGDDARALLDWHGRRRRRGVPSGSPTSAPGALDPSGDEALGSLWFRPEPAGRPASLTREAIVATALELADAEGIDAVSIRRVAGVLGARPMSLYSHIGRKQDLIDLMVNEAIGECLVPGQLPTDWRDALRLISIHVRAGARRHPWMLSVAATRAALSPNALRNFEQSLAALSSLDIDRERKIAILFAVDTYTVGQVVREIASRRPAFDEIPASGAASTADQADVTGPAGMKPAGHSKLRGAEGYLRRLVETGEYPHIAEFGIDSVIRVHEFETDAAERRFFDGLTWLLDGIAATLSADDC, encoded by the coding sequence ATGCGAGGCCACGCGGACCAGCCCCGCACGCCGCCTGCCGCCACGGCCGGGTCAGACCCGGTCGCCGGCATGGTCGGTTCCCACCCGCTCGACCAGCCTGGACAGCCGAGTGGACCGGTGTCGTTCGGCCGCTCCGCCGACCTGACCGGGCCAGTAGGCGGCCCACCCGACCCGGACCTGCCTACCGCGGCGGGGACCGGCGGGAACAGGGCCGGCCGGCCGCGGGGGACGGGCACCGCCGGCCGGCCGGCGGCCAGCCGGCGCGCGGGCGACGACGCGCGGGCGCTGTTGGACTGGCATGGCCGGCGCCGTCGGCGCGGTGTCCCGTCGGGCTCGCCCACGTCCGCGCCGGGCGCGCTCGACCCCTCCGGCGACGAGGCGCTCGGTTCATTGTGGTTCCGGCCGGAGCCCGCAGGACGGCCGGCGTCGCTGACGCGGGAGGCGATCGTCGCCACGGCGTTGGAGCTCGCCGACGCCGAGGGCATCGACGCGGTCTCGATCCGACGGGTCGCCGGGGTGCTCGGTGCGCGGCCTATGAGTCTGTACTCCCATATCGGCCGCAAGCAGGACCTGATCGACCTCATGGTCAACGAGGCGATCGGCGAATGCCTGGTCCCGGGCCAGCTGCCGACGGACTGGCGGGATGCGCTTCGCCTCATTTCGATCCATGTCCGGGCCGGAGCCCGCCGTCACCCGTGGATGCTTTCGGTGGCCGCCACCCGCGCCGCCCTCAGCCCGAACGCACTGCGCAACTTCGAACAGTCCCTCGCGGCCCTCTCCAGCCTGGATATCGACCGAGAGCGCAAGATCGCAATCTTGTTCGCTGTCGACACCTACACGGTTGGCCAGGTCGTCCGGGAGATTGCCAGCCGACGTCCCGCGTTCGACGAGATTCCCGCGTCGGGTGCCGCTTCGACCGCTGACCAGGCCGATGTGACGGGGCCGGCGGGGATGAAACCGGCTGGTCACTCGAAGCTGCGCGGGGCCGAGGGCTACCTGCGCCGGCTGGTCGAGACGGGCGAGTATCCGCACATCGCCGAGTTCGGCATCGACTCGGTGATCCGCGTCCATGAGTTCGAGACCGACGCCGCCGAGCGCCGCTTCTTCGACGGCCTCACCTGGCTCCTCGACGGCATCGCCGCCACGCTGAGCGCCGACGACTGCTGA
- a CDS encoding CaiB/BaiF CoA-transferase family protein, with product MTSAAAHPTGPLAGLRVVELAGIGPGPHAAMVLADLGADVVRVERPATGGAIPGAPATGDHLLRGRRSVALDLKDAAGKERLLALVERADVLIEGYRPGVAERLGVGPDVCLGRNPRLVYGRMTGWGQDGPWAHTAGHDLNYISVTGVLHAIGPKDGKPVVPLNLVGDFGGGSMFLLTGILAALWERERSGAGQVVDAAMVDGASVLAQMMWAWRATGFWSDERGTNVLDGGAPYYDTYVCADGRHVAVGAIEPQFYAALLAGLGLAGDAGLPGQNDRAGWPALRARLAATFLTRTRDEWAAVFDGTDACVTPVLTFAEATTHPHLVARGTLMTLDGVRQPAPAPRFSRTVAAVPSSPPVTGGDTEAVLADWLGASAVSAGSAEVPGLSS from the coding sequence ATGACGTCTGCCGCCGCACACCCGACGGGTCCGCTCGCCGGGCTGCGGGTGGTCGAGCTCGCCGGGATCGGGCCGGGCCCGCATGCCGCGATGGTGCTCGCCGACCTCGGCGCCGACGTGGTCCGGGTGGAGCGGCCGGCGACCGGCGGCGCGATCCCCGGCGCCCCGGCCACCGGTGACCACCTGCTGCGCGGCCGGCGCTCCGTGGCCCTCGACCTCAAGGACGCCGCCGGCAAGGAACGGCTGCTCGCCCTGGTCGAGCGGGCCGACGTGCTGATCGAGGGCTACCGCCCCGGAGTGGCCGAACGGCTCGGCGTCGGGCCCGACGTGTGCCTGGGCCGTAACCCGCGCCTGGTCTACGGCCGGATGACCGGCTGGGGCCAGGACGGCCCGTGGGCGCACACGGCCGGCCACGACCTGAACTACATCTCCGTCACGGGCGTGCTGCACGCGATCGGGCCGAAGGACGGCAAGCCGGTCGTCCCGCTCAACCTCGTCGGCGACTTCGGCGGCGGCTCGATGTTCCTGCTCACCGGCATCCTCGCGGCGCTGTGGGAGCGGGAGCGTTCGGGCGCGGGCCAGGTCGTCGACGCGGCGATGGTCGACGGCGCCAGCGTGCTCGCGCAGATGATGTGGGCCTGGCGGGCCACCGGCTTCTGGTCCGACGAGCGCGGCACCAACGTCCTGGACGGTGGCGCGCCCTACTACGACACCTACGTGTGCGCCGACGGCCGGCACGTCGCGGTCGGCGCGATCGAGCCGCAGTTCTACGCCGCGCTGCTCGCGGGCCTCGGCCTCGCCGGCGACGCCGGGCTGCCGGGGCAGAACGACCGCGCGGGCTGGCCCGCACTGCGCGCCCGGCTCGCGGCGACGTTCCTGACCAGGACCAGGGACGAATGGGCAGCCGTGTTCGACGGCACCGACGCCTGCGTCACCCCGGTGCTGACGTTCGCCGAGGCCACGACGCATCCGCACCTGGTCGCGCGGGGCACGCTGATGACGCTCGACGGCGTCCGGCAGCCGGCGCCCGCGCCCCGGTTCTCCCGGACCGTGGCGGCCGTGCCGTCTTCGCCGCCGGTGACGGGTGGCGACACCGAGGCGGTCCTCGCCGACTGGCTCGGCGCTTCGGCGGTTTCCGCTGGTTCGGCGGAGGTGCCCGGGTTGTCCTCCTGA
- a CDS encoding SDR family NAD(P)-dependent oxidoreductase, whose protein sequence is MEIAGATAVVTGGASGLGLATAKRLHKAGASVVLLDLPASAGEKAATEIGERARFAPADVTDAAAVTAALDLAEELGALRVVVNCAGIGPPTRVLGRSGVHPLEAFAKVINVNLVGSFNVLRLGAERIARAEPLPGNERGVIVNTASVAAFDGQIGQAAYSASKGGIVGMTLPIARDLADKLIRVVTIAPGLFKTPLLASLPEAAQESLGSQTPHPSRLGDPDEYAALVEHIVANPMLNGEVIRLDGAIRMAPR, encoded by the coding sequence GTGGAGATAGCGGGCGCGACAGCGGTCGTCACCGGCGGCGCGTCGGGGCTGGGCCTGGCGACGGCCAAGCGGTTGCACAAGGCTGGCGCGAGCGTCGTCCTGCTCGACCTGCCGGCCAGCGCGGGCGAGAAGGCCGCGACCGAGATCGGCGAGCGGGCCCGGTTCGCCCCGGCGGACGTCACCGACGCCGCCGCGGTCACTGCGGCCCTCGACCTGGCCGAGGAACTGGGCGCGCTGCGGGTGGTGGTCAACTGCGCGGGCATCGGGCCGCCGACCCGGGTGCTCGGGCGTAGTGGCGTGCACCCGCTGGAGGCCTTCGCCAAGGTGATCAACGTCAACCTGGTCGGGTCGTTCAACGTGCTGCGCCTGGGCGCGGAGCGGATCGCCCGAGCTGAGCCGCTTCCGGGCAACGAGCGCGGAGTCATCGTCAACACGGCGTCGGTCGCCGCGTTCGACGGTCAGATCGGTCAGGCCGCCTACTCGGCGTCCAAGGGCGGAATCGTCGGCATGACGCTGCCGATCGCCCGCGACCTCGCTGACAAGCTGATCCGGGTGGTGACCATCGCTCCCGGCCTGTTCAAGACGCCGCTGCTGGCGAGCCTGCCGGAGGCCGCTCAGGAGTCGCTGGGCAGCCAGACCCCGCATCCCAGCCGGCTGGGCGACCCGGACGAGTACGCCGCCCTGGTTGAGCACATCGTCGCCAACCCGATGCTCAACGGCGAGGTCATCCGCCTCGACGGCGCCATCCGGATGGCCCCGCGTTAG
- a CDS encoding dihydrodipicolinate reductase, which translates to MTYRVVHCGTGRIGVAGLKGVLNHPDLELVGQYVWSPGKVGVDAGALCGMPDTGVRATNDWDELFALNADCLSYFGDTVGREMQSVQDVCRFLERGTNAVTISVLPWAYPPQMPPEFGKPALEACEKGNSTAFFTGIDPGWATTDLAIAALACADRVDCVRVQEVGWWGSYTAELASREYFGFGKPLDNEPLLITGGFLKHAWGPTLMHIADVLDVEIEDWNVVFESGSVDHDVETGFGIVEAGTASVVYFQLQALSGGRPIAIAEHSDRVARDAGPQFPAPNGPGDLSYRIVVEGSPSYTLELNFDGEDGRLMTAQTAINAIPAVCAATPGLKGPLDLPRYYTRNARRA; encoded by the coding sequence ATGACGTATCGCGTCGTGCATTGTGGAACCGGCCGTATCGGCGTGGCCGGGCTGAAAGGTGTCCTGAACCACCCCGACCTGGAGCTGGTCGGCCAGTACGTATGGTCGCCCGGGAAGGTCGGAGTCGATGCCGGCGCGTTATGCGGCATGCCAGACACCGGCGTCCGGGCGACCAACGACTGGGACGAGCTGTTCGCGCTGAACGCCGACTGCCTGTCCTACTTCGGGGACACCGTGGGGCGCGAGATGCAGAGCGTCCAGGATGTGTGCCGCTTCCTCGAACGCGGCACCAACGCGGTGACGATCTCGGTGCTGCCCTGGGCATACCCGCCACAGATGCCGCCGGAGTTCGGGAAGCCGGCGCTCGAAGCCTGCGAGAAGGGCAACAGCACCGCGTTCTTCACCGGCATCGACCCGGGCTGGGCCACCACTGACCTTGCCATCGCCGCGCTGGCCTGCGCCGACCGGGTCGACTGCGTGCGGGTGCAGGAGGTCGGCTGGTGGGGCAGCTACACAGCCGAGCTCGCCAGCCGGGAGTACTTCGGGTTCGGTAAGCCGCTGGACAACGAGCCCCTCCTGATCACCGGCGGGTTCCTCAAGCATGCGTGGGGACCGACCTTGATGCACATCGCCGACGTGCTGGACGTCGAGATCGAAGACTGGAACGTGGTCTTCGAGTCCGGCAGCGTCGACCACGACGTCGAGACCGGCTTCGGCATTGTGGAGGCTGGGACCGCCTCGGTGGTCTATTTCCAGCTCCAGGCCCTGTCCGGCGGCCGGCCGATCGCGATCGCCGAGCACTCCGACCGGGTCGCCCGCGACGCCGGGCCGCAGTTCCCGGCCCCCAACGGTCCTGGCGATCTCTCGTACCGCATCGTGGTGGAGGGCAGCCCGAGCTACACGCTGGAGCTCAACTTCGACGGTGAGGATGGCCGGCTGATGACCGCGCAGACGGCGATCAACGCGATCCCCGCCGTCTGCGCGGCCACGCCGGGGCTCAAGGGGCCACTCGACCTCCCCCGTTACTACACCCGCAACGCCCGGCGGGCCTGA
- a CDS encoding enoyl-CoA hydratase-related protein: MSAPVRPTVPPPMEWPDPDGPAAAADRIGVIGWERDADGIVVLTVDDPDHAANTTNAAFRASMGDVVGRLERHRDSITGVVVTSAKKTFVTGADLRELVQLGPADRLAAFETATAVKDQLRRLETLGRPVVAALGGAALGGGLEIALACHYRIAADVPGSQLGLPEVTLGLAPSGGGIVRSVRLLGVRSALVNVLLHGQRYSPAQARALGLVDELVGSVDELLPAARAWIQANPDAAARWDVPGYQVPGGGAALAAALPALPAGLRRQAAAEGAPAGPAILAAAVEGAQVDVETASVIESRYYAELVTGPVATNMIKAFYFDLGRIGTAVRPAGQPPVVARTAAVLGAGPTGAALAYALAKAGVDVVLTDATAEAAALGKGYAERIVADAVRRGSIRPPAGEALLARITPSADQAALAGADVVIEATDPAGPAAAVTLTAARAAVPGALLCVASAAPLADQHPAGADEASDVVGLWLGGPADRTSLVEIVVGGRTGDAALARAIDLVTQLRKTPIVVHEAAAGGFGGSFVGRLLGAFAAEGAAMVGAGIPAASVEQAGAQAGFPSSPLRLLDELTGPAVRAALPDEDAGGAAAVLDRMAELGRPGRPGGAGFYDYADGRPTGLWPGLRDRFGGKLDPARIAFDELVERLLVAVALAGARALADGVVRTVAETNIGSLTGAGFPAWTGGVLGYVNGFAGGPAGFVARAGELATRYGERFAPPASLVERADRGELYD, translated from the coding sequence ATGTCAGCGCCCGTGCGGCCGACGGTCCCGCCGCCGATGGAGTGGCCCGACCCGGACGGCCCCGCGGCGGCTGCCGACCGGATCGGCGTGATCGGCTGGGAGCGGGACGCCGACGGGATCGTCGTGCTCACCGTCGACGACCCGGATCACGCGGCGAACACCACCAACGCGGCGTTCCGCGCGTCGATGGGCGACGTCGTCGGCCGCCTCGAACGGCACCGGGACTCGATCACCGGGGTCGTCGTGACGTCGGCGAAGAAGACGTTCGTCACCGGGGCCGATCTGCGGGAGCTGGTCCAGCTCGGCCCGGCGGACCGGCTCGCCGCGTTCGAGACGGCCACCGCCGTGAAGGACCAGCTTCGCCGGTTGGAGACGCTCGGGCGCCCGGTGGTCGCGGCATTGGGCGGCGCCGCGCTCGGCGGGGGGCTGGAGATCGCCCTCGCCTGTCACTACCGGATCGCGGCGGACGTGCCCGGCTCCCAGCTCGGCCTGCCCGAGGTCACGCTCGGGCTCGCGCCGTCAGGCGGCGGGATCGTCCGGTCGGTGCGGCTGCTCGGGGTGCGCAGCGCGCTGGTCAACGTGCTGCTGCACGGCCAGCGGTACAGCCCGGCGCAGGCCCGCGCGCTCGGGCTCGTCGACGAGCTCGTCGGTTCCGTGGACGAGCTGCTGCCCGCCGCGCGGGCCTGGATTCAGGCGAACCCGGACGCGGCCGCCCGCTGGGACGTGCCGGGCTATCAGGTTCCCGGCGGCGGGGCGGCACTGGCCGCCGCGCTGCCGGCGCTGCCGGCCGGGCTGCGCCGCCAGGCCGCCGCCGAGGGCGCGCCGGCGGGGCCGGCGATCCTGGCCGCGGCGGTCGAGGGCGCCCAGGTCGACGTCGAGACGGCCTCGGTCATCGAGTCGCGGTACTACGCCGAGCTGGTGACCGGCCCGGTGGCGACGAACATGATCAAGGCCTTCTACTTCGACCTCGGGCGGATCGGGACGGCCGTCCGGCCGGCCGGGCAGCCGCCGGTCGTCGCGCGGACGGCCGCTGTCCTCGGAGCCGGGCCTACCGGCGCCGCGCTCGCGTACGCGCTCGCCAAGGCCGGGGTCGACGTCGTCCTCACCGACGCGACGGCCGAGGCGGCCGCGCTGGGCAAGGGCTACGCCGAGCGGATCGTCGCCGACGCGGTGCGCCGGGGCAGCATCCGGCCACCGGCCGGCGAGGCACTGCTCGCCCGCATCACGCCGAGCGCGGACCAGGCCGCGCTGGCCGGCGCGGACGTCGTCATCGAGGCGACCGACCCGGCCGGTCCCGCCGCGGCCGTCACGCTGACCGCGGCGCGGGCCGCCGTGCCGGGCGCGCTGCTGTGCGTCGCCTCGGCCGCACCGCTGGCGGACCAGCACCCGGCCGGCGCCGACGAGGCGTCCGATGTCGTCGGCCTGTGGCTGGGCGGCCCGGCGGACCGGACTTCACTCGTCGAGATCGTCGTCGGCGGGCGGACCGGCGACGCCGCACTGGCCCGGGCGATCGACCTGGTCACCCAGCTGCGCAAGACCCCGATCGTCGTGCATGAGGCCGCCGCCGGGGGCTTCGGCGGCTCGTTCGTCGGCCGGCTGCTCGGGGCGTTCGCCGCCGAGGGAGCCGCGATGGTCGGGGCCGGGATACCAGCCGCGTCGGTCGAGCAGGCCGGCGCGCAGGCCGGCTTCCCGTCATCCCCGCTGCGGCTGCTCGACGAGCTGACCGGGCCGGCCGTCCGAGCCGCGCTGCCCGACGAGGACGCGGGCGGCGCGGCGGCGGTGCTCGACCGGATGGCCGAGCTCGGCCGGCCGGGACGCCCCGGTGGCGCCGGTTTCTACGACTATGCCGACGGGCGCCCGACCGGCCTGTGGCCAGGCCTGCGGGACCGGTTCGGCGGCAAGCTCGACCCGGCGCGGATCGCGTTCGACGAGCTGGTCGAACGGCTGCTGGTCGCGGTGGCGCTGGCCGGGGCCCGGGCGCTGGCGGACGGCGTGGTGCGCACGGTGGCGGAGACCAACATCGGCTCGCTCACCGGCGCCGGGTTCCCGGCCTGGACCGGCGGCGTGCTCGGCTACGTCAACGGCTTCGCCGGCGGCCCGGCCGGCTTCGTCGCCCGCGCCGGCGAGCTGGCGACCAGGTACGGCGAGCGGTTCGCGCCGCCGGCCTCCCTCGTCGAGCGCGCCGACCGCGGCGAGCTGTACGACTGA
- a CDS encoding alpha/beta hydrolase, with protein MTPTLIPAVPAVPAARSAQEPAFAPAQAGQAEARDRHARLWRSAEPTGQPRGSVVVLPGRGESAEMFEQLAFRLSLDGYEVAYLGPGEDSTLALGECRVPGRPFALVGSDTGALRALTAAGSPALRPDALVLLGLPLLYRPVAGEVPTEPPPRALPDLPILLVHGVDDEVSPLPVVRMTTRTAPRAQLVTVPGGHQVLSDPSWRAAAAHTIAFLEDVANSAAV; from the coding sequence ATGACCCCAACGCTCATTCCGGCCGTGCCGGCCGTGCCGGCCGCCCGGTCCGCCCAGGAGCCGGCGTTCGCGCCGGCGCAGGCCGGCCAGGCCGAGGCCCGCGACCGGCATGCCCGGCTCTGGCGCAGCGCCGAGCCGACCGGCCAGCCGCGCGGCTCGGTCGTCGTGCTGCCCGGCCGGGGCGAGTCGGCGGAGATGTTCGAGCAGCTCGCCTTCCGCCTCTCGCTCGACGGCTACGAGGTGGCCTACCTCGGGCCGGGCGAGGACAGCACGCTCGCCCTCGGCGAGTGCCGGGTCCCCGGCCGGCCGTTCGCGCTGGTCGGCTCGGACACCGGCGCGCTGCGCGCGCTCACCGCCGCCGGCTCGCCGGCGCTGCGCCCCGACGCGCTGGTGCTGCTCGGACTGCCGCTGCTCTACCGTCCCGTCGCCGGCGAGGTCCCGACCGAGCCGCCGCCGCGGGCGCTGCCCGACCTGCCGATCCTGCTCGTGCACGGCGTCGACGACGAGGTCAGCCCGCTGCCCGTCGTGCGGATGACGACCCGCACCGCGCCGCGCGCCCAGCTGGTGACCGTCCCCGGTGGCCACCAGGTGCTTTCCGACCCGAGCTGGCGCGCCGCCGCGGCCCACACGATCGCGTTCCTCGAGGACGTGGCCAACAGTGCGGCCGTGTAG
- a CDS encoding acetyl-CoA C-acyltransferase: protein MSTTGAAEAVVYAAVRTPCGRGRSGGALYGVKPVSLVAGLVGEIRERNPTLDLDRLDDLVLGVATPLGDQGGDLARAAALVAGLPDDVGGLVVNRIGASGLEAVNLAAARVRAGGDALLLAGGVESMSRLPAGVDGGPWANDPATNYLTHYVPPGVAADLLATVTGLTRTDLDTYAARSRQRATAAWADGRFDQAVVPVRDHGLPVLDHDERVGPVGPGEQVAPERLDAVAGFLARLAPAFTQAGEQAGFDAVALRRYHWLERVEHVHTAGNAAGAADGAALVLIGDAEVGAELGLRPLARVVGSASAGAEPTLALTGAGAATRKLLARTGLSVADVDLFEVDESYAAVPLAYQRDLDVPDDRLNVNGGGIALGHPLGATGAMLVATAVAELSRRGARRAVVALSAAAGMGVATLLERI, encoded by the coding sequence ATGTCCACGACCGGTGCCGCCGAGGCGGTCGTCTACGCCGCGGTCCGTACACCCTGCGGGCGCGGCCGGTCCGGCGGGGCGCTGTACGGCGTCAAGCCGGTGTCCCTGGTCGCGGGCCTGGTCGGCGAGATCCGCGAGCGCAACCCGACGCTCGACCTCGACCGGCTCGACGACCTGGTCCTCGGGGTCGCCACCCCGCTCGGTGACCAGGGCGGCGACCTCGCCCGCGCTGCCGCGCTCGTCGCGGGCCTGCCCGACGATGTCGGCGGCCTCGTCGTCAACCGGATCGGCGCGTCCGGCCTGGAGGCCGTCAACCTGGCCGCCGCCCGGGTCCGCGCCGGCGGCGACGCGCTGCTGCTCGCCGGCGGGGTCGAGTCGATGTCCCGGCTGCCGGCAGGCGTCGACGGCGGCCCCTGGGCGAACGACCCGGCGACGAACTACCTGACCCACTACGTCCCCCCGGGCGTGGCCGCCGACCTGCTGGCGACCGTCACGGGCCTCACCCGGACGGATCTGGACACCTACGCCGCCCGCTCGCGCCAGCGGGCCACCGCCGCCTGGGCCGACGGCCGGTTCGACCAGGCCGTCGTCCCGGTGCGTGACCACGGCCTGCCCGTGCTTGACCACGACGAACGGGTCGGTCCCGTCGGCCCGGGGGAACAGGTGGCGCCCGAGAGGCTCGACGCCGTCGCCGGCTTCCTCGCCCGGCTCGCGCCGGCGTTCACCCAGGCCGGCGAACAGGCCGGCTTCGACGCGGTCGCGCTGCGGCGCTACCACTGGTTGGAGCGGGTCGAGCACGTCCACACGGCCGGGAACGCGGCCGGCGCGGCCGATGGGGCCGCGCTCGTCCTGATCGGCGACGCCGAGGTCGGCGCCGAGCTGGGGCTGCGGCCACTGGCCCGGGTGGTCGGGTCCGCGTCGGCGGGGGCGGAGCCGACGCTCGCGCTCACCGGCGCCGGGGCCGCGACCCGCAAGCTTCTCGCCCGCACCGGCCTGAGCGTCGCCGACGTCGACCTTTTCGAGGTCGACGAGTCCTACGCCGCCGTCCCGCTCGCCTACCAGCGCGACCTCGACGTCCCGGACGATCGGCTCAACGTCAACGGCGGCGGGATCGCGCTGGGCCACCCGCTGGGCGCGACCGGCGCGATGCTGGTCGCCACCGCCGTGGCCGAGCTGTCCCGCCGCGGCGCCCGCCGGGCCGTCGTCGCGCTGTCCGCGGCCGCGGGCATGGGCGTGGCGACGCTGCTCGAACGGATCTGA
- a CDS encoding MDR family MFS transporter, giving the protein MSSPPPETPVPAQSVATEDPAAVAAVAGSPPKSDKLDPALVRLALVILVGVVAVQLDATITSVAIDTLGRKFNVGVSTIQWVSTGYLLALAMVIPLTGWSVERFGGKRMWILSLALFLVGSTLCGLAWSAGSLIGFRILQGLGGGLLLPLMQTILAQAAGPSQLPKLMAAISVPAILTPILGPVIGGVIIDSISWQWIFLINIPVCIVAIILAFRVLPDSRQEERHPLDVLGLTLLSPGLAIAVYGFSEAGSKGNFAHTQVLVPLLIGVALLALFVLHALHTRAEPIIDLRLLRNHAFLGSTGLMFLFGMSLYGAMFLTPLFEQVVRGRDATGAGLLLAPQGLGMGIGLILVAPRANRLSARGMVTVGLVLTALGSVAYTQAGHNPSEWLLGASLAVRGVGMALAMIPTMTATYHGLRHDQIPRATTTSRILQQIGGSIGTAVLAVVLATQIRSHSGAGGVATAASGGGDGPAWLATAFGTTFWLPVIFSVLSVPLAFLIPKRLAGAEGDGQPAAAAEAGATPAPRPSEDTAYPAVLAD; this is encoded by the coding sequence ATGAGCTCGCCACCACCCGAGACACCAGTGCCAGCCCAGAGCGTGGCAACCGAGGATCCGGCCGCCGTAGCCGCCGTGGCCGGGTCCCCCCCGAAGTCAGACAAGCTCGACCCGGCGCTTGTCCGGCTGGCTCTCGTCATCCTGGTCGGCGTCGTGGCTGTGCAGCTTGACGCGACGATCACCTCGGTCGCCATCGACACGCTGGGACGCAAGTTCAACGTCGGCGTCTCGACGATCCAGTGGGTCTCGACGGGGTACTTGCTGGCGCTGGCGATGGTGATCCCGCTGACCGGCTGGTCGGTGGAGCGGTTCGGCGGCAAGCGGATGTGGATCCTGTCGCTGGCGCTGTTCCTGGTCGGTTCGACGCTGTGCGGACTGGCCTGGTCGGCAGGAAGCCTGATCGGGTTCCGCATTCTGCAGGGCCTGGGTGGCGGCCTGTTGTTGCCGCTGATGCAGACGATCCTCGCGCAGGCCGCGGGACCGTCTCAGCTGCCCAAGCTGATGGCGGCGATCTCCGTTCCCGCGATCCTGACCCCGATTCTCGGCCCGGTCATCGGTGGCGTGATCATCGACAGCATCAGCTGGCAGTGGATCTTCCTGATCAACATTCCGGTGTGCATCGTCGCGATCATCCTGGCGTTCCGGGTACTGCCAGACAGCCGGCAGGAGGAACGACATCCACTCGACGTCCTGGGACTGACGCTGCTCTCCCCCGGTCTCGCCATCGCCGTGTACGGATTCTCGGAGGCCGGCAGCAAGGGCAACTTCGCGCACACCCAGGTTCTCGTCCCGCTGCTCATCGGCGTCGCGCTGCTCGCCCTGTTCGTCCTGCACGCTCTGCACACCCGAGCGGAGCCGATCATCGACCTTCGCCTGTTGCGCAACCATGCCTTCCTCGGCTCGACCGGGCTGATGTTCCTGTTCGGCATGTCGTTGTACGGCGCCATGTTCCTGACGCCGCTGTTCGAACAGGTCGTTCGCGGCCGGGACGCGACCGGGGCCGGCCTGCTGCTCGCCCCGCAGGGCCTCGGGATGGGGATCGGGCTGATCCTTGTCGCACCCAGGGCGAACCGGCTGTCGGCCCGCGGGATGGTGACCGTCGGGCTGGTGCTCACCGCGCTGGGCTCGGTGGCCTACACCCAGGCGGGGCACAACCCGAGCGAGTGGCTGCTCGGCGCCTCCCTGGCGGTGCGGGGCGTCGGCATGGCGCTCGCGATGATTCCGACGATGACAGCGACCTACCACGGTCTGCGCCACGACCAGATCCCGCGGGCGACGACCACCTCGCGCATCCTGCAGCAGATCGGCGGCTCGATCGGCACGGCCGTTCTCGCGGTCGTCCTCGCCACCCAGATCCGCTCCCATTCGGGCGCGGGCGGAGTGGCAACGGCGGCCTCCGGCGGCGGGGATGGGCCTGCCTGGCTGGCCACCGCCTTCGGCACGACCTTCTGGCTGCCGGTGATCTTCTCGGTGCTTTCGGTTCCGCTGGCGTTCCTGATCCCGAAGCGGCTCGCCGGAGCCGAGGGCGACGGTCAGCCCGCAGCCGCCGCCGAAGCCGGTGCGACGCCCGCGCCACGCCCGTCCGAGGACACTGCATACCCCGCCGTCCTCGCGGACTAA